A genomic window from Peromyscus maniculatus bairdii isolate BWxNUB_F1_BW_parent chromosome 1, HU_Pman_BW_mat_3.1, whole genome shotgun sequence includes:
- the LOC102919699 gene encoding ubiquitin carboxyl-terminal hydrolase 29-like, protein MAPQQIHCFVQIRCQNRSKLTRASQWKEAFIKTVQRKQKVNLVVAFKLEGRNRVFHLNDNVSGVLVSSGETGEHCLNLTLKDDTSLLIDKLSSVDFERLKSFLDFFHLSESQHSEELESNQDVPESSDPFHREHHEPVHGSLTTTQERGTPLPTKMPLLWSNSSHSHVGKERVETQNKNRKRKSASSVIMNEAILQENHPETEKKSKTSNSRSKRSKGEKPMALRDPEKHNIGNLEPSFNPNTCSGPNLDNIVLPTLTWSDESESKFSQETQTSNNLQLPLEAYSKQLKREGFPNLGNTCYMNSILQSIFGIPTFAMDLLTQGIPWEKVSYDDLIKPLSQLLVLKDIQHIEVKGAILMDVKKSISTVADTFFGDEENDAHEFLSQCLDQLKLNMEKLNAMWITEKDNEAERSSPSTYAGTAILKRFVCPVSANFELELQSSIVCEACGEATLNTEVSNYLSVDLHQGTREEPLSIQKSFDLFFTPEKIERNCEKCKNKNSVLKYTLKRLPRVLIVHLKRYHLTPNGLLVKSHQPVEISKYLNVSSHYNENRKPPFPLTDKVPLDDCDVPNVPEGNLPLSQSIPSGNVKNYEKINVDETSDHHTTTENFNGFCDLNKETILEGTQEMAEQLLPNHGNILHKEFLPQAAPQSVSTQEHTEKYLNKVSEMRDQKDDEDSLGASGNPRNNNVPGSNNTVDAVDESKNLVLRDDPQNYRLVSLVSHVGSSQDSGHYVSNVYDFQKQAWLLYSDVRVFEIPEALVQEKQPETGYIFFYMRNQIFEWLLKKASEC, encoded by the coding sequence ATGGCTCCTCAACAGATACATTGTTTTGTCCAGATCCGATGCCAGAACCGGAGCAAACTTACCCGGGCTTCTCAGTGGAAAGAAGCATTCATCAAAACagtacaaagaaaacagaaggttAATCTGGTGGTTGCCTTTAAGTTGGAAGGAAGGAACAGGGTTTTTCACTTGAATGATAATGTGTCAGGTGTACTGGTTAGTTCTGGTGAGACAGGAGAGCACTGTCTGAATTTAACTCTCAAAGATGACACTTCCTTACTCATTGACAAGTTATCCTCTGTAGATTTTGAAAGGTTGAAgtctttcctggatttttttcatctgtctgaatcccagcactctgaggaaCTCGAGAGTAATCAGGATGTTCCTGAAAGCAGTGATCCATTTCACAGAGAGCACCATGAGCCGGTTCATGGATCATTGACTACTACACAAGAAAGGGGTACTCCACTGCCCACGAAGATGCCACTTTTGTGGTCAAATTCCAGCCACAGTCATGTTGGAAAAGAGAGAGtagaaacacagaacaaaaataggaagagaaaatcAGCATCTAGTGTTATAATGAATGAGGCCATTCTTCAAGAAAATCAtcctgaaacagaaaagaaatctaAGACCTCTAACTCTAGGAGTAAAAGAAGCAAAGGTGAGAAGCCAATGGCTTTAAGAGATCCGGAAAAACATAACATTGGGAATCTTGAACCTTCTTTCAACCCCAACACCTGCTCGGGTCCTAACTTAGATAACATTGTTCTTCCAACACTAACATGGTCTGATGAAAGTGAATCAAAGTTTAGCCAGGAGACCCAAACATCTAATAACCTCCAGCTTCCTCTTGAGGCTTACTCAAAACAACTGAAACGTGAAGGCTTCCCCAATTTGGGAAATACCTGTTACATGAATTCCATTTTACAATCTATTTTTGGGATTCCAACGTTTGCAATGGACTTGCTCACACAAGGTATCCCATGGGAGAAAGTTTCCTATGATGATCTTATCAAGCCCTTAAGCCAACTGCTTGTCTTAAAAGACATCCAGCATATAGAGGTCAAGGGGGCGATACTCATGGATGTGAAGAAATCCATTTCGACAGTTGCAGACACATTCTTCGGTGATGAAGAGAATGATGCCCATGAATTTCTAAGTCAGTGTTTAGACCAGTTGAAATTGAACATGGAAAAACTAAATGCCATGTGGATCACTGAGAAGGATAATGAAGCTGAGAGATCATCTCCATCAACATATGCTGGGACTGCCATCCTCAAAAGGTTTGTTTGTCCTGTCAGTGCTAATTTTGAATTAGAGCTGCAGAGCTCCATTGTTTGTGAAGCCTGTGGTGAGGCTACTCTGAACACTGAAGTGAGTAATTACCTCTCTGTTGACCTGCACCAAGGGACAAGAGAAGAGCCTCTATCTATTCAAAAGTCCTTTGATCTTTTCTTTACACCAGAAAAAATTGAGCGTAATTGTGAGAAGTGCAAGAACAAGAATTCAGTTCTCAAATACACTTTGAAGAGGCTCCCCAGGGTCCTCATTGTTCATCTGAAACGCTACCACTTGACCCCTAATGGGTTGTTGGTGAAGAGTCATCAACCAGTTGAGATTTCTAAGTATCTAAATGTATCTTCCCACTACAATGAAAACAGGAAACCACCATTTCCCTTGACTGATAAGGTCCCACTTGATGACTGTGATGTCCCAAATGTCCCGGAAGGGAATCTGCCTCTCAGCCAGTCAATACCATCTGGGAATGTGAAGAACTATGAGAAAATTAATGTAGATGAAACATCAGATCATCACACTACCACTGAGAATTTCAATGGTTTTTGTGATCTTAATAAAGAAACAATTCTCGAAGGCACTCAAGAAATGGCTGAACAACTTCTCCCTAATCATGGGAATATATTACATAAAGAATTCCTTCCTCAGGCAGCACCTCAAAGTGTTAGTACTCAGGAGCACACAGAGAAATATCTGAATAAGGTTTCAGAAATGAGAGATCAGAAAGACGATGAAGATTCCCTTGGTGCATCAGGGAATCCTAGAAATAACAATGTCCCAGGAAGCAACAACACAGTAGATGCTGTTGATGAGTCAAAAAATTTGGTATTGAGAGATGATCCTCAGAATTACAGACTTGTCAGTCTTGTCAGCCATGTTGGGAGCAGCCAAGATTCAGGTCATTATGTAAGCAATGTGTATGATTTTCAAAAGCAAGCATGGCTCCTGTACAGTGATGTCCGAGTGTTCGAGATTCCAGAGGCTTTGGTTCAGGAAAAGCAGCCTGAAactggatacatttttttttacatgcgaAATCAGATTTTTGAGTGGCTGTTGAAAAAGGCATCAGAGTGCTAG